Part of the Variovorax sp. PAMC 28711 genome is shown below.
CACCACCGGCTATGGGTTGCCCAATGAAGTGGGCCTGGTGTCGCGCCGCGTCGCGGGCTTCCTGATTTTTGGCGGCGCCCTGCTCTGGAGCCTCGAAAGGCTCGGCGTCTCCGGCGCCGTGCTGTGGACGGCCTTCACCGGCTTCGCCGCCGTGGGCGCCGTGGCCTTCTTCGCGGCGTGGAGCGTGCTGTCGAACATCTTCTGCGCCGTGCTGATTTTCACGACGCGCATGTTCCGGCTCGACGACACCGTCGAGCTGCTCGAGAACGGCGAGAAACCGGGTTTGCGTGGTCGCGTGCTCGACATCAACCTCATCTTCACGACGCTCGAGGAAAGCGGCAACGCCATCGCCGGCACCACGCTGCAGATCCCGAACAGCCTCTTCTTCCAGCGCGCGGTACGGCGCTGGCACGGCGATCCGCCGGCTCGCGCCTGAGCCCCAACCATGTCGTTCAGCCAGGAAATCGCCCGCGTCATCAGCTCCGAGTTCTCGGATGTGGGCGATCTCGCGCAGGTCGTTCGCATCGTGGTGCGGCTGTTGCTCGCGGCCGTGCTCGGCTTCGCGCTGGGCTTCGAGCGCGAGCAGCGCGGCAAGGCGGCCGGCGTGCGAACGCACATGCTGGTGGCCATCGGCTCGGCGTTGTTCGTGCTCATCC
Proteins encoded:
- a CDS encoding mechanosensitive ion channel domain-containing protein, which gives rise to MLVPIAQVALIVLGAWLLFSVIRRLIRRVTTGYGLPNEVGLVSRRVAGFLIFGGALLWSLERLGVSGAVLWTAFTGFAAVGAVAFFAAWSVLSNIFCAVLIFTTRMFRLDDTVELLENGEKPGLRGRVLDINLIFTTLEESGNAIAGTTLQIPNSLFFQRAVRRWHGDPPARA